The Arachis hypogaea cultivar Tifrunner chromosome 14, arahy.Tifrunner.gnm2.J5K5, whole genome shotgun sequence genome has a segment encoding these proteins:
- the LOC112742777 gene encoding uncharacterized protein has translation MEIPEHRKWMYNRNLPNRGGLRQEFVNGVRNFIDIVTKQPQFVLEGNVLRCPCNKHKNKIFLTPDEVSLDLYKYGFMPRYWCWDSHGESPLHLNLDQDNNQEGTCSSPHANVPIRNSYESMVVDAAGPEFMSQFEENMEEPPNAEAKKFYDLLQSAQRPLFEGCIDHSELSMAVKMLSIKAKGNVSQQIFDDFVKAMKEVMPKDNLLVSNFYEAKKLVSKLGMESNKIDCCINGCMLYYKEDDILRKECKFCHSPRYKIGKKGKQVPLKRMHYLPLIPRLRRLYASMNTASHMRWHFDHEFKGVLEHPSDSKAWKYFDRKHPQFSQEPRNVRLGLCADGFTPFGQSGKQYSCWPIIVTPYNLPPSMCMKTPYMFLSMIIPGPRNPKTRIDVYLQPLIDELKLLWKDGVLTYDIHSKSNFVMRAALLWTINDFPAYGMLSGWMTAGRLACPYCMERTKAFQLKNGGKPSWFDCHRQFLPNNHMFRRNKDAFYKNRIERSEPPPRLTGDQIWYIVQNYDKISDAEQLEIEGYGSTHNWTKRSIFWDLPYWRHNLIRHNLDVMHIEKNVFDNIFNTVMDIKKKTKDNVKARMDLSLYCKRKNLELPEQSGGKIIKPKANYTFTLKQKRAICEWVKELRMPDGYVSNLGRCVDMKEGKLYGMKSHDCHIFMERLLPIAFSSLPEQIWKPITELSQFFRDLCSTSLRKDVLNKLEENIPIVLCKLERIFPPGFFDSMEHLPIHLPFEALLGGPVQYRWMYPFERFLHHLKKKVKNKAHVEGSIVESYLIEEISYFCEYYFNQTSIDAKQNDEGDDSVEQNLSIFNLPGCFAGECKTRYLDDKEFSAAMNHILINCDEIKPYIEIFVDFIRQDHITLSDEQVDQFIEAEFAKWFKNYVSQHDMIVLLFEYSFLGMGPIYKVNGFKFHTRSHSSGKSTQNYGICVKGTGYGEYENDFYGQLNEIIQVEYTGLPLKRVVLFKCEWFDPTIGKGTKVNKEYGIIQIRKNRRYGKYDPFIIAHKAIQVYFAPHPMSNTKEKAEWWFVFKTKARGEIEIETTEDFAYQEDGTNQSNNHISNDIDITVDLLDTNNEDMDEDENEDEDDDENNEDEDQNE, from the exons ATGGAAATTCCAGAACATCGAAAGTGGATGTACAATAGAAATTTGCCAAATCGAGGAGGATTACGACaggaatttgtcaatggcgttcGAAATTTTATTGATATAGTTACAAAACAACCTCAATTTGTACTTGAAGGCAATGTACTTAGATGTCCTTGcaacaaacataaaaataagattttcttAACTCCGGATGAGGTTTCATTAGATTTATATAAATATGGTTTCATGCCAAGATACTGGTGTTGGGATTCACATGGAGAGAGTCCTTTGCATTTGAATTTAGATCAAGATAATAATCAAGAAGGTACATGTTCTTCTCCGCATGCTAATGTGCCAATAAGAAATTCGTATGAATCTATGGTGGTTGATGCTGCTGGACCAGAATTTATGAGTCAATTTGAAGAAAACATGGAGGAGCCTCCGAATGCAGAAgctaaaaaattttatgatttattacaGTCGGCTCAGCGCCCATTATTTGAGGGATGTATTGATCATTCAGAATTATCAATGGCAGTTAAAATGTTGAGTATAAAAGCTAAAGGGAATGTATCTCAACAAATCTTTGATGATTTCGTgaaagctatgaaagaagtgatgCCGAAGGATAACTTACTTGTCTCCAATTTTTATGAAGCAAAGAAGCTAGTATCGAAACTTGGCATGGAAAGCAATAAAATTGATTGTTGCATTAATGGTTGTATGCTGTATTACAAGGAGGATGATATACTAAGAAAGGAATGTAAATTTTGTCATTCTCCAAGGTACAAGATAGGTAAAAAGGGTAAACAAGTTCCTTTGAAACGAATGCACTATTTACCACTTATACCTCGTTTAAGAAGACTTTATGCTTCAATGAACACAGCATCTCACATGCGATGGCATTTTGATCACGAGTTTAAAGGAGTTCTTGAGCATCCATCGGATTCAAAAGCATGGAAATATTTTGATAGAAAACATCCACAATTTTCTCAAGAACCACGCAATGTCAGACTAGGATTATGTGCTGATGGATTCACCCCTTTTGGTCAATCCGGTAAACAATATTCATGTTGGCCAATAATTGTCACTCCGTATAACCTGCCTCCTTCTATGTGCATGAAAACTCCTTACATGTTTTTATCCATGATTATCCCTGGTCCTCGTAATCCCAAAACCAGGATTGATGTATACCTGCAGCCCTTGATTGATGAGCTAAAACTACTATGGAAAGATGGCGTTTTAACTTATGATATTCATTCCAAGTCAAATTTTGTAATGCGAGCTGCATTGTTGTGGACTATTAATGATTTTCCTGCATATGGAATGTTGTCTGGATGGATGACAGCAGGCAGGCTAGCATGCCCATACTGTATGGAACGAACCAAGGCATTCCAATTAAAAAATGGGGGAAAGCCATCATGGTTTGACTGCCACAGACAATTCTTGCCAAATAATCACATGTTTAGAAGAAACAAGGATGCATTCTATAAGAATAGAATTGAGAGATCAGAACCTCCTCCAAGATTGACTGGAGATCAAATATGGTATATAGTTCAGAATTATGATAAGATAAGTGATGCTGAGCAACTTGAGATAGAAGGATATGGAAGTACGCATAATTGGaccaaaagaagcatattttggGATTTGCCTTATTGGCGTCATAATTTAATCCGTCATAACCTTGATGTAATGCATATTGAGAAGAACGTATTtgataatatatttaatactGTCATGGACATCAAAAAGAAGACTAAAGATAATGTAAAGGCTAGAATGGATCTGTCATTATACTGCAAGCGAAAAAATTTAGAACTGCCAGAACAAAGTGGAGGTAAAATTATAAAACCCAAAGCAAACTACACATTtaccctcaagcaaaagagggCAATATGTGAATGGGTGAAAGAGTTAAGGATGCCTGATGGGTATGTTTCAAATTTAGGGAGATGTGTTGACATGAAGGAGGGCAAGTTATATGGAATGAAAAGTCATGATTGTCATATATTTATGGAACGTTTACTGCCAATTGCTTTTAGTTCATTGCCAGAGCAGATATGGAAGCCAATAACAGAGTTAAGTCAATTCTTTCGAGATTTGTGCTCAACATCGTTACGAAAAGATGTTCTAAATAAGCTAGAAGAAAATATTCCAATTGTGCTATGCAAGCTAGAACGTATTTTTCCTCCTGGATTTTTTGACTCAATGGAACATCTACCTATTCATTTGCCATTTGAAGCATTGCTTGGTGGTCCTGTGCAATATAGATGGATGTATCCTTTTGAGAG GTTTCTCCATCATCTTAAGAAAAaggtcaagaacaaagcacatgttGAAGGATCTATCGTTGAATCATACCTAATTGAGGAGATTTCTTACTTTTGTGAGTACTATTTTAACCAAACTAGCATCGACGCAAAGCaaaatgatgaaggtgatgattcagTTGAGCAAAATTTGTCTATTTTTAATTTGCCTGGTTGTTTTGCTGGAGAATGCAAAACTCGTTATTTAGATGACAAAGAATTCAGTGCAGCCATGAATCATATACTAATAAACTGTGATGAAATTAAGCCATATATTGA GATCTTTGTGGATTTCATACGCCAAGATCATATAACTTTAAGTGATGAACAAGTTGATCAATTTATTGAAGCGGAGTTTGCAAAATGGTTTAAAAATTATGTAAGTCAACATGATATGATAGTCTTATT ATTCGAATATTCATTCCTTGGCATGGGTCCTATCTACAAAGTCAATGGCTTCAAGTTTCACACAAGATCTCACTCAAGTGGAAAGTCAACTCAGAATTATGGAATATGTGTCAAAGGCACAGGTTATGGTGAATATGAAAATGATTTCTATGGCCAGCTTAATGAAATTATTCAAGTTGAGTATACTGGGCTACCACTAAAAAGAGTTGTACTATTTAAATGTGAATGGTTTGATCCCACAATTGGCAAAGGAACAAAGGTAAACAAAGAGTATGGAATCATACAGATTCGAAAGAATCGACGATATGGTAAATATGATCCGTTTATCATTGCACATAAAGCAATTCAAGTATATTTTGCACCTCATCCAATGAGCAACACCAAGGAAAAAGCAGAATGGTGGTTTGTATTCAAGACTAAAGCAAGAGgtgagattgagattgaaacaacgGAGGATTTTGCATATCAAGAAGATGGCACAAATCAATCTAACAATCATATCTCAAATGATATTGACATTACTGTTGATTTACTGGATACCAATA ACGAAGATATGGATGAGGATGAGAACGAAGACGAGGACGACGACGAGAACAATGAGGATGAAGATCAAAATGAATAG